A window from Malania oleifera isolate guangnan ecotype guangnan chromosome 7, ASM2987363v1, whole genome shotgun sequence encodes these proteins:
- the LOC131160991 gene encoding UDP-glucose flavonoid 3-O-glucosyltransferase 7-like, with translation MACTWHAPLGSQPIETQRRRTSWQPHERQESERPFFFDPLKPSALRVFDPSKGLGPPSLWPFVCLFDPSNQQELREFFFNASNRQDLYSEHAGVLHLLYPRGLQNLEVSTILNFVITDSQYGTRQVPWIDKQPTQSVVYISFGSRTAMSKEQIKELGDGLERSNCRFLWVLKTIKVDKDDKEEIIKLLGSSFFERTKNKGVVLQGWVNQEE, from the exons ATGGCCTGCACGTGGCACGCCCCTCTCGGGTCTCAGCCAATAGAGACTCAGAGAAGGAGAACCAGTTGGCAGCCGCATGAGAGACAAGAGAGTGAGAGacccttcttcttcgaccctttGAAGCCCTCTGCCCTCCGAGTCTTCGACCCTTCGAAGGGCCTCGGCCCTCCGAGTCTCTGGCCCTTCGTGTGTCTCTTCGATCCTTCGAATCagcaggagcttcgtgagttctTCTTCAACGCTTCGAACCGGCAAGACCTTTATTCAGAACATGCAGGTGTTCTTCATCTCCTCTATCCGAGGGGGCTTCAGAACTTAGAAG TGTCCACCATTTTGAATTTTGTTATCACTGATTCACAATATGGAACTCGACAAGTTCCATGGATAGACAAGCAACCAACACAATCAGTAGTGTACATAAGCTTTGGGAGTAGAACTGCCATGTCAAAGGAGCAAATAAAAGAACTAGGAGATGGGTTGGAGAGAAGCAATTGCAGATTCTTGTGGGTTCTTAAGACCATTAAAGTTGATAAAGATGACAAGGAAGAAATAATAAAGTTGCTAGGAAGCTCGTTTTTTGAGAGAACCAAGAACAAAGGGGTTGTGCTTCAGGGGTGGGTGAACCAAGAGGAATAA